A genomic stretch from Limnobacter thiooxidans includes:
- the rlmH gene encoding 23S rRNA (pseudouridine(1915)-N(3))-methyltransferase RlmH: protein MKIHVIALSHKIEPWAQLAVDQFQKRFPNDWKLSIKELKPEDRSAGKPVDQILAKEAERIRAAIPAGARVVALDERGERHTSKALAEQLQKWHNSSETLCLLIGSADGLDDTLKQQCQGMWRLSDLTLPHALARVLLVEALYRAFSITIGHPYHRE from the coding sequence TTGAAAATCCACGTGATCGCCCTGTCTCACAAAATTGAGCCTTGGGCGCAACTTGCTGTGGATCAGTTCCAGAAACGTTTTCCGAACGACTGGAAGCTGTCCATCAAAGAACTGAAGCCGGAAGACCGGTCTGCGGGCAAGCCCGTGGACCAGATACTCGCCAAGGAAGCCGAGCGCATTCGCGCGGCCATACCTGCCGGTGCGCGTGTGGTTGCTCTGGATGAACGCGGCGAACGCCACACCAGCAAAGCCCTGGCTGAACAACTTCAAAAATGGCACAACAGCAGTGAAACACTGTGTCTGTTGATTGGCAGCGCAGACGGCCTGGATGACACACTGAAACAGCAATGCCAGGGCATGTGGCGCCTTTCTGATCTGACCCTGCCCCATGCGCTCGCCCGCGTGTTGCTGGTGGAAGCGTTGTATCGCGCGTTTTCCATTACCATCGGGCATCCGTATCACCGAGAGTGA
- a CDS encoding Maf family protein, whose protein sequence is MNTPISPQQCGLPHAVWLASRSPRRLELLQTLGLNVTVFLAQNSPEAEALEAPFEQEDPLVYVQRVTQLKLNAALNAMREKSTEQGLSGLVLAADTTVALNGNILGKPQNAAEAFQMLHSLSGTTHQVHTAVAGAWLDEKGTTQAIRSIVQTSQVEFATLPETFIQAYIASGEPFDKAGAYGIQGIAGQYVRHISGSHSGIMGLPLFETSELMRLIQTAAQSSH, encoded by the coding sequence ATGAATACGCCAATCAGCCCCCAACAATGTGGCCTTCCGCATGCGGTATGGCTGGCCTCACGCAGCCCGCGTCGGCTTGAATTGCTGCAAACACTTGGGCTGAATGTCACCGTTTTTCTGGCCCAGAACAGCCCGGAAGCAGAAGCGCTTGAAGCCCCTTTTGAGCAGGAAGACCCGTTGGTCTACGTTCAACGGGTGACCCAGTTGAAGCTGAATGCCGCATTGAATGCCATGCGTGAAAAAAGCACTGAGCAAGGCTTGAGCGGCCTGGTACTGGCTGCCGACACCACGGTGGCGCTGAACGGCAACATTCTGGGCAAACCACAAAACGCCGCAGAGGCCTTCCAGATGCTGCACAGTCTTTCCGGCACCACCCACCAGGTTCACACCGCAGTGGCGGGCGCCTGGCTGGACGAAAAAGGCACGACACAAGCCATCCGCTCTATCGTACAAACATCCCAAGTGGAGTTTGCAACCCTGCCAGAAACCTTCATCCAGGCCTACATTGCCAGTGGCGAACCCTTCGACAAAGCGGGAGCCTACGGCATTCAGGGGATAGCTGGTCAGTACGTTCGTCACATTTCGGGCAGTCATTCTGGCATCATGGGCTTACCACTGTTTGAAACCAGCGAATTGATGCGCCTCATCCAAACAGCGGCCCAAAGTAGTCACTGA
- the rng gene encoding ribonuclease G: MNEQILVNVTPQETRVAIVQHGAVQELHIERTSTRGIVGNVYLGKVVRVLPGMQSAFVDIGLERAAFLHVADLWEHRTYNHHQSKQNGNPPPAIEKMVFEGQTIIVQVSKDPLGTKGARLTTQISLAGRMLVHLPQDPHIGVSQRIENEGEREELRAKLTRLLPENTGGFIIRTHAEEATDEELTADVNYLRTRWREMLELTRMKPAPSLIYEDLTMAQRVVRDLVSTDTQAILIDSKETLKSLQTFAQTYAHEVTDRLQLHQGERPLFELYNIEDELQKALGRRVELKSGGYLIIDQTEALTTVDVNTGGFIGARNFEETVFKTNLEAAQSIARQLRLRNLGGIIVIDFIDMNTEDHKKAVLSELQKALDRDRARTSVTEFSTLGLVEMTRKRTRESLAHLLCEPCPSCQGKGQVKTAQTVAYEIMREIVRESRQFNPKEFRILASPAVIDLFLEEEAQHLGMLEEFVGKPITLQVDNLFVQEHYDIILT; encoded by the coding sequence ATCAACGAACAAATACTGGTGAACGTGACACCGCAGGAAACGCGCGTGGCCATCGTTCAACACGGGGCTGTGCAGGAACTTCACATAGAGCGCACGTCCACCCGCGGCATCGTGGGCAATGTGTACCTGGGCAAAGTGGTGCGGGTGTTGCCAGGCATGCAATCGGCCTTTGTCGACATCGGCCTGGAACGTGCTGCCTTTCTGCATGTGGCCGACCTGTGGGAACACCGCACCTACAACCACCACCAGTCCAAGCAAAACGGCAACCCACCGCCTGCCATTGAAAAAATGGTATTCGAAGGCCAAACCATCATTGTGCAGGTCAGCAAAGACCCGCTGGGCACCAAGGGCGCTCGCTTGACCACACAGATCAGCCTGGCTGGCCGCATGCTGGTGCACCTGCCCCAAGACCCGCACATTGGCGTGTCCCAACGCATTGAAAACGAAGGCGAACGCGAAGAACTGCGCGCAAAACTGACCCGCTTGCTGCCCGAAAACACTGGCGGCTTCATCATTCGGACCCATGCGGAAGAAGCCACCGACGAAGAATTGACCGCCGATGTGAATTACCTGCGAACCCGCTGGCGCGAAATGCTGGAGTTGACCCGCATGAAACCGGCACCCAGTCTGATTTATGAAGACCTGACCATGGCCCAGCGTGTGGTTCGTGATTTGGTCAGCACCGACACGCAGGCCATTCTGATCGATTCGAAAGAAACCCTGAAAAGCCTGCAAACCTTCGCGCAAACGTATGCGCACGAAGTGACAGATCGCCTTCAATTACACCAAGGTGAACGACCGCTGTTCGAGCTTTACAACATCGAAGACGAATTGCAAAAAGCCTTGGGGCGCCGGGTAGAATTGAAATCTGGTGGGTACCTGATCATTGACCAGACCGAGGCATTGACCACGGTGGATGTGAACACAGGCGGCTTCATCGGCGCCCGCAATTTTGAAGAAACGGTGTTCAAAACCAATTTGGAAGCCGCTCAAAGCATCGCCCGCCAACTGCGTTTGCGCAACCTGGGCGGCATTATCGTGATCGACTTCATCGACATGAACACGGAAGACCACAAGAAAGCGGTGCTTTCGGAACTGCAAAAAGCACTGGACCGTGACCGCGCCCGCACCAGTGTCACTGAATTCTCAACGCTGGGCCTGGTTGAAATGACCCGAAAACGCACCCGCGAAAGCCTGGCGCACCTGCTGTGCGAGCCCTGCCCCAGTTGCCAGGGCAAAGGCCAGGTTAAAACCGCGCAAACCGTGGCGTATGAAATCATGCGGGAAATTGTGCGCGAAAGCCGCCAGTTCAACCCCAAGGAATTTCGTATTCTCGCCAGCCCGGCGGTAATCGACCTGTTTCTGGAAGAAGAAGCACAACACTTGGGCATGCTGGAAGAATTCGTCGGCAAGCCAATTACCTTGCAAGTGGACAACCTGTTTGTGCAGGAACATTACGACATTATTTTGACCTGA